A region from the Citrobacter telavivensis genome encodes:
- a CDS encoding LysE family translocator, which produces MSIAPFLLFAFVASITPGPTNILILANSQHHGVKATLPALISGCVAASMIVLISGAGAGEILRQYPLVRQVMSWGGVAWLSWMSWQLYSAPAANLSAKQSHRFTARAAALLQVVNPKTWMMALAVVSLFAPTGSHALRDIAFMALWFLLISIGCLLCWAWLGKAVNRVFRTTVAMVRFQRLMALCLLISAWAGGLA; this is translated from the coding sequence GTGAGTATCGCGCCATTTTTGCTGTTTGCGTTTGTTGCCTCTATCACCCCCGGTCCCACCAATATCCTCATCCTGGCGAACAGCCAGCATCATGGTGTGAAAGCGACGCTGCCTGCGTTGATCAGTGGCTGTGTGGCGGCGAGTATGATTGTGTTGATTTCAGGTGCCGGGGCAGGGGAAATACTGCGTCAGTATCCGCTGGTGCGACAGGTGATGAGTTGGGGGGGCGTGGCGTGGTTAAGCTGGATGAGCTGGCAATTATATAGCGCCCCGGCCGCGAATTTGTCCGCAAAGCAATCTCATCGTTTTACCGCGCGGGCGGCGGCGCTTTTGCAGGTGGTGAATCCGAAAACGTGGATGATGGCGCTGGCGGTGGTGAGCCTGTTTGCGCCGACGGGGAGTCATGCGCTGCGCGATATTGCGTTCATGGCGCTGTGGTTTTTGCTGATCTCTATCGGATGCCTGCTGTGTTGGGCGTGGCTGGGGAAGGCAGTGAACAGGGTGTTTCGCACCACCGTGGCGATGGTGCGTTTTCAGCGTCTGATGGCGCTGTGCCTGCTGATTTCAGCGTGGGCGGGAGGGCTGGCTTAG
- the cutA gene encoding divalent cation tolerance protein CutA produces MHDVSRQDISLPDAVVVLCTAPDEATAQDLAAKVLAEKLAACATIIPGATSLYYWEGKLEQEYEVQMILKTSVIHQDALLDCLKSHHPYQTPELLVLPVTHGDSDYLSWLNASLR; encoded by the coding sequence ATGCATGATGTTAGTCGTCAGGATATCTCCCTCCCCGATGCCGTTGTTGTGCTCTGCACCGCGCCGGATGAAGCCACAGCCCAGGATCTGGCAGCCAAAGTGCTGGCAGAAAAACTGGCGGCCTGTGCCACGATTATTCCCGGTGCAACCTCGCTGTATTACTGGGAGGGGAAACTGGAGCAGGAATACGAAGTCCAGATGATCTTAAAAACCTCGGTGATACATCAGGATGCCTTACTCGACTGCCTGAAGTCTCATCACCCGTATCAAACGCCCGAACTTCTGGTTTTACCCGTTACTCATGGAGACAGTGATTACCTCTCATGGCTCAACGCATCCTTACGCTGA
- the fxsA gene encoding membrane protein FxsA, translated as MRWIPLLAVFLYVYIEISIFIQVAHVMGVLMTLILVIFTSVIGMSLVRNQGFKNFLLMQQKMAAGESPAEEMIKSVSLIIAGLLLLLPGFFTDFLGLLLLLPPVQKHLTMKLLPHLRFSRMPGGGFSAGTGGGDTFDGEFQRKDDERDRIEHKDDRRD; from the coding sequence TTGCGCTGGATACCGTTACTTGCAGTCTTTCTCTATGTTTATATTGAGATTTCTATCTTCATCCAGGTCGCCCATGTTATGGGTGTACTGATGACGCTCATCCTGGTGATTTTTACCTCAGTCATTGGGATGTCGCTGGTACGTAATCAGGGATTTAAGAACTTTTTGTTGATGCAGCAGAAAATGGCGGCAGGAGAGAGCCCTGCTGAAGAGATGATTAAGAGTGTTTCGCTGATCATCGCGGGCCTGTTGCTGTTGCTGCCAGGCTTTTTCACCGACTTCCTCGGTCTTCTCCTTTTACTACCGCCTGTGCAGAAGCACCTGACGATGAAGCTGCTGCCGCATTTGCGTTTTTCCCGGATGCCAGGTGGCGGCTTTAGCGCCGGAACGGGCGGTGGCGATACCTTTGACGGCGAGTTCCAGCGCAAAGACGACGAGCGTGACCGTATCGAACATAAAGACGATCGTCGCGACTGA
- a CDS encoding transcriptional regulator has protein sequence MQREDVLGEALKLLEIHGIANTTLEMVAERVDYPLDEMQRFWPDKEAILYDALRYLSQQVDIWRRQLLLDDSLSAEQKLLARYNALAECVSNNRYPGCLFIAACTFYPDPSHPIHQLADQQKSAAHDFTHELLTTLEIDDPAMVAKQMELVLEGCLSRMLVNRSHADVETAHRLAEDILRFAQCRQGGALT, from the coding sequence GTGCAACGTGAAGATGTCCTGGGAGAGGCCCTAAAATTACTCGAGATCCATGGGATTGCGAACACCACGCTGGAAATGGTGGCTGAGCGCGTTGATTATCCGCTCGACGAAATGCAGCGTTTCTGGCCGGACAAAGAGGCTATTTTGTATGACGCGCTGCGCTATCTCAGCCAGCAGGTGGATATCTGGCGTCGCCAGCTGTTGCTTGATGACTCCCTGAGTGCTGAACAAAAGCTGCTGGCCCGCTACAATGCGCTGGCAGAATGCGTGAGTAATAATCGCTACCCGGGTTGCCTGTTTATCGCCGCCTGTACGTTTTATCCCGATCCATCACACCCCATTCATCAACTGGCGGATCAGCAGAAAAGCGCGGCGCACGACTTTACCCACGAACTGCTGACCACGCTGGAGATTGACGATCCGGCGATGGTTGCCAAACAGATGGAACTGGTGCTGGAAGGCTGTCTGAGCCGCATGCTGGTCAATCGCAGCCATGCGGATGTAGAGACGGCGCATCGTCTGGCGGAAGATATTCTGCGCTTTGCCCAGTGCCGTCAGGGTGGCGCGCTGACCTAA
- the groL gene encoding chaperonin GroEL, which produces MAAKDVKFGNDARVKMLRGVNVLADAVKVTLGPKGRNVVLDKSFGAPTITKDGVSVAREIELEDKFENMGAQMVKEVASKANDAAGDGTTTATVLAQSIITEGLKAVAAGMNPMDLKRGIDKAVAAAVEELKALSVPCSDSKAIAQVGTISANSDETVGKLIAEAMDKVGKEGVITVEDGTGLQDELDVVEGMQFDRGYLSPYFINKPETGAVELESPFILLADKKISNIREMLPVLEAVAKAGKPLLIIAEDVEGEALATLVVNTMRGIVKVAAVKAPGFGDRRKAMLQDIATLTGGTVISEEIGMELEKATLEDLGQAKRVVINKDTTTIIDGVGDEAAIQGRVTQIRQQIEEATSDYDREKLQERVAKLAGGVAVIKVGAATEVEMKEKKARVEDALHATRAAVEEGVVAGGGVALIRVASKLSELRGQNEDQNVGIKVALRAMESPLRQIVLNCGEEPSVVANTVKAGDGNYGYNAATEEYGNMIDMGILDPTKVTRSALQYAASVAGLMITTECMVTDLPKGDAPDLGAAGGMGGMGGMGGMM; this is translated from the coding sequence ATGGCAGCTAAAGACGTAAAATTCGGTAACGACGCTCGTGTGAAAATGCTGCGCGGCGTAAACGTACTGGCAGACGCAGTGAAAGTTACCCTCGGTCCGAAAGGCCGTAACGTGGTTCTGGATAAATCCTTCGGTGCACCGACCATCACCAAAGATGGTGTTTCCGTCGCACGTGAAATCGAACTGGAAGACAAGTTCGAAAACATGGGCGCGCAGATGGTGAAAGAAGTTGCCTCTAAAGCGAACGACGCAGCGGGCGACGGTACCACCACCGCGACCGTACTGGCTCAGTCCATCATCACTGAAGGTCTGAAAGCCGTTGCTGCGGGTATGAACCCGATGGATCTGAAGCGTGGTATCGACAAAGCGGTTGCGGCTGCGGTTGAAGAACTGAAAGCGCTGTCCGTACCGTGCTCTGACTCTAAAGCCATTGCTCAGGTGGGTACCATCTCCGCTAACTCCGACGAAACCGTGGGTAAACTGATCGCTGAAGCGATGGATAAAGTCGGTAAAGAAGGCGTGATCACCGTTGAAGACGGTACCGGTCTGCAGGACGAACTGGACGTGGTTGAAGGTATGCAGTTCGACCGTGGCTACCTGTCCCCGTACTTCATCAACAAGCCGGAAACTGGCGCAGTAGAACTGGAAAGCCCGTTCATCCTGCTGGCTGACAAGAAAATCTCCAACATCCGCGAAATGCTGCCGGTTCTGGAAGCCGTTGCGAAAGCAGGCAAACCGCTGCTGATCATCGCTGAAGATGTGGAAGGCGAAGCGCTGGCGACCCTGGTGGTTAACACCATGCGCGGCATCGTGAAAGTGGCTGCGGTTAAAGCTCCTGGCTTCGGCGATCGTCGTAAAGCGATGCTGCAGGATATCGCAACCCTGACTGGCGGTACTGTTATCTCTGAAGAGATCGGTATGGAGCTGGAAAAAGCGACTCTGGAAGACCTGGGCCAGGCAAAACGCGTTGTGATCAACAAAGACACCACCACCATCATCGATGGCGTGGGTGACGAAGCGGCAATCCAGGGTCGTGTGACTCAGATTCGTCAGCAGATCGAAGAAGCGACTTCTGATTACGACCGTGAAAAACTGCAGGAACGCGTAGCGAAACTGGCAGGCGGCGTGGCCGTCATCAAAGTCGGTGCAGCGACCGAAGTTGAAATGAAAGAGAAGAAAGCCCGCGTTGAAGATGCCCTGCACGCGACCCGTGCTGCGGTAGAAGAAGGTGTGGTTGCCGGTGGCGGTGTCGCGCTGATTCGCGTAGCAAGCAAACTGTCTGAACTGCGTGGTCAGAACGAAGACCAGAACGTGGGTATCAAAGTTGCGCTGCGCGCAATGGAATCCCCGCTGCGTCAGATCGTGCTGAACTGCGGCGAAGAACCGTCTGTTGTGGCTAACACCGTGAAAGCGGGTGACGGTAACTACGGTTACAACGCTGCAACTGAAGAATACGGCAACATGATCGACATGGGTATCCTGGATCCAACCAAAGTGACCCGTTCTGCTCTGCAGTACGCGGCATCTGTGGCTGGCCTGATGATCACCACTGAGTGCATGGTGACCGACCTGCCGAAAGGCGACGCGCCTGACTTAGGTGCTGCTGGTGGTATGGGCGGCATGGGTGGTATGGGCGGCATGATGTAA
- a CDS encoding anaerobic C4-dicarboxylate transporter codes for MIVVELIIVLLAIFLGARLGGIGIGFAGGLGVLVLAAIGVKPGNIPFDVISIIMAVIAAISAMQVAGGLDYLVNQTEKLLRRNPKYITILAPIVTYFLTIFAGTGNISLATLPVIAEVAKEQGIKPCRPLSTAVVSAQIAITASPISAAVVYMSSVMEGHGISYIHLLSVVIPSTLLAVLVMSFLVTMLFNSKLSDDPVYRKRLEEGLVELRGEKQVEIKPMAKNSVWMFLLGVVCVVVYAIVNSPSLGLVEKPLMNTTNAILIIMLSVATLTTILCKVETDAILNSSTFKAGMSACICILGVAWLGDTFVSHNIDWIKDTAGEVIQGHPWLLAVIFFFASALLYSQAATAKALMPMALALNVSPLTAVASFAAVSGLFILPTYPTLVAAVQMDDTGTTRIGKFVFNHPFFIPGTLGVVLAVCFGFLLGSFML; via the coding sequence ATGATAGTTGTCGAACTTATCATTGTTTTGCTGGCAATCTTTTTGGGCGCCAGACTTGGGGGCATCGGGATTGGATTTGCAGGTGGACTGGGTGTTCTGGTTCTTGCCGCTATCGGCGTGAAACCGGGTAATATCCCGTTCGATGTCATTTCCATCATCATGGCGGTCATTGCTGCTATCTCCGCGATGCAGGTTGCGGGCGGTCTGGACTATCTGGTTAACCAGACAGAAAAACTGCTGCGTCGGAACCCGAAATACATCACGATCCTTGCACCGATCGTGACCTATTTCCTGACTATCTTTGCAGGTACCGGGAACATCTCCCTGGCAACGCTGCCGGTTATTGCTGAAGTTGCGAAGGAACAGGGCATCAAGCCTTGCCGTCCGCTCTCTACCGCCGTGGTGTCCGCTCAGATTGCGATCACTGCATCGCCAATCTCCGCAGCGGTCGTTTACATGTCTTCAGTGATGGAAGGTCATGGCATTAGCTACATCCACCTGCTGTCCGTGGTCATTCCGTCCACGCTGTTGGCAGTGTTGGTGATGTCTTTCCTGGTGACCATGCTGTTCAACTCCAAACTCTCTGACGATCCGGTGTACCGCAAGCGTCTGGAAGAAGGTTTGGTTGAACTGCGCGGTGAGAAGCAGGTTGAAATCAAACCGATGGCGAAAAACTCCGTCTGGATGTTCCTGCTGGGCGTAGTGTGCGTAGTCGTTTATGCGATCGTCAACAGCCCGAGCCTCGGTCTGGTTGAGAAACCGCTGATGAACACCACTAACGCTATCCTGATCATCATGCTGAGCGTCGCGACGCTGACCACTATCCTGTGCAAAGTGGAAACTGACGCTATCCTCAACTCCAGCACCTTCAAAGCCGGTATGAGCGCCTGTATTTGTATCCTGGGTGTTGCATGGCTGGGTGATACTTTCGTCTCTCACAACATTGACTGGATCAAAGACACTGCAGGTGAAGTGATTCAGGGCCACCCGTGGCTGCTGGCGGTGATCTTCTTCTTTGCTTCTGCGCTGCTGTACTCTCAGGCAGCAACCGCTAAAGCACTGATGCCGATGGCGCTGGCGCTGAACGTTTCTCCGCTGACTGCCGTTGCCTCTTTCGCTGCGGTTTCTGGTCTGTTCATTCTGCCAACTTATCCAACGCTGGTTGCGGCGGTACAGATGGATGACACCGGGACAACACGTATCGGCAAATTCGTCTTTAACCACCCGTTCTTCATCCCAGGTACGCTGGGTGTGGTACTGGCGGTCTGCTTCGGCTTCCTGCTGGGCAGCTTCATGCTGTAA
- the groES gene encoding co-chaperone GroES, protein MSIRPLHDRVIVKRKEVESKSAGGIVLTGSAAGKSTRGEIIAVGKGRILDNGTVQPLDVKIGDIVIFNDGYGVKSEKIDNEEVLIMSESDILAIVEA, encoded by the coding sequence ATGAGTATTCGTCCGTTACATGATCGCGTGATCGTTAAACGTAAAGAAGTTGAGTCCAAATCTGCTGGCGGCATCGTTCTGACCGGTTCTGCAGCGGGTAAATCAACTCGTGGCGAAATCATCGCTGTCGGTAAGGGTCGCATCCTGGATAACGGTACCGTGCAACCGCTGGATGTGAAAATCGGCGACATCGTGATTTTCAACGATGGTTACGGTGTGAAATCTGAGAAGATCGACAATGAAGAAGTGTTGATCATGTCTGAAAGCGACATTCTGGCAATTGTTGAAGCGTAA
- a CDS encoding helix-turn-helix domain-containing protein, with amino-acid sequence MANDWLELRQHADTGIETIKAHFEGHAFDPHWHDSYLVGITLSGTQQFHCRRERHRSQPGDAFLLEPGEIHDGDAPMAGGFTYLTFYLDEQWLTKTLQGLYDTTPDRYSLHFSRTLSREPQLVRAIGETFSALHTEEMRIVQQSTMDNLLSQLTTHCHWRKRLPSQIQSAAIAHRARDYLHAHMGDNIGLSDLARETGTDRFTLTRSFKREFHLAPHAWLIQLRLAKARQMLGKGALPVDVAAALGFADQSHLGRWFQRAYRISPAHYRRLCTNLPDGCRK; translated from the coding sequence ATGGCAAACGACTGGCTTGAGCTGCGACAACATGCCGATACCGGTATTGAAACAATCAAAGCCCATTTTGAAGGGCATGCGTTCGATCCGCACTGGCACGACAGCTATCTGGTCGGCATTACCCTTTCCGGCACGCAGCAATTTCACTGTCGGCGTGAACGTCACCGCAGCCAGCCTGGTGATGCTTTTTTACTGGAACCGGGTGAGATTCACGATGGCGATGCGCCGATGGCCGGTGGGTTTACCTATCTCACCTTTTATCTGGATGAACAGTGGCTGACAAAAACGTTGCAGGGCCTTTATGACACCACGCCGGACCGCTATTCCCTGCATTTTAGCCGCACGTTGTCGCGTGAGCCGCAACTGGTGCGTGCCATCGGCGAAACGTTTAGCGCCTTGCATACCGAAGAGATGCGCATTGTGCAGCAAAGCACGATGGATAATCTTCTTTCGCAACTCACCACCCATTGCCACTGGCGAAAGCGTCTTCCTTCACAGATACAGAGCGCAGCGATAGCCCATCGCGCCCGTGATTATCTGCATGCGCATATGGGCGACAATATTGGCCTTTCCGATCTGGCGCGCGAAACCGGAACGGACCGTTTTACGCTGACGCGCAGCTTTAAACGCGAGTTTCACCTGGCGCCGCACGCGTGGCTGATTCAGCTTCGGCTGGCAAAGGCACGCCAGATGTTGGGGAAGGGTGCGCTGCCGGTTGATGTGGCGGCGGCGCTGGGGTTCGCCGATCAAAGCCACCTTGGGCGCTGGTTCCAGCGTGCGTATCGCATTTCGCCTGCGCACTACCGTCGTTTGTGCACAAACCTTCCAGACGGTTGCAGGAAATAA
- the aspA gene encoding aspartate ammonia-lyase, producing MLNNIRIEEDLLGTREVPAEAYYGVHTLRAIENFYISNNKISDIPEFVRGMVMVKKAAALANKELQTIPKSVANAIIAACDEVLNNGKCMDQFPVDVYQGGAGTSVNMNTNEVLANIGLELMGHQKGEYQYLNPNDHVNKCQSTNDAYPTGFRIAVYASIVKLVDAINQLREGFERKAVEFQDILKMGRTQLQDAVPMTLGQEFRAFSVLLKEEVKNIERTAELLLEVNLGATAIGTGLNTPKEYSPLAVQKLAEVTGFACVPAEDLIEATSDCGAYVMVHGALKRLAVKMSKICNDLRLLSSGPRAGLNEINLPELQAGSSIMPAKVNPVVPEVVNQVCFKVIGNDITVTMASEAGQLQLNVMEPVIGQAMFESIHILSNACYNLLEKCVNGITANKEVCEGYVYNSIGIVTYLNPFIGHHNGDIVGKICAETGKSVREVVLERGLLTEAELDDIFSAQNLMHPAYKAKRYTDESEQ from the coding sequence ATGTTAAACAACATTCGTATCGAAGAAGATCTGTTGGGTACCAGGGAAGTTCCAGCCGAAGCCTACTATGGTGTTCACACTCTGAGAGCGATTGAAAACTTCTACATCAGCAATAACAAAATCAGTGACATCCCTGAGTTTGTGCGCGGCATGGTAATGGTTAAGAAGGCAGCTGCGCTGGCAAACAAAGAGTTGCAGACCATTCCTAAGAGTGTAGCGAATGCCATCATTGCCGCATGTGATGAAGTCCTGAATAACGGCAAATGCATGGACCAGTTCCCGGTAGACGTTTACCAGGGCGGTGCAGGCACCTCCGTCAACATGAATACCAACGAAGTGCTGGCCAATATCGGGCTGGAGCTGATGGGTCACCAGAAAGGTGAATATCAGTACCTGAACCCGAACGACCACGTGAACAAATGTCAGTCTACTAACGACGCTTACCCAACCGGTTTCCGCATCGCCGTTTACGCTTCTATCGTTAAACTGGTCGACGCCATCAACCAACTGCGTGAAGGTTTCGAGCGTAAAGCTGTCGAGTTCCAGGACATCCTGAAAATGGGTCGTACCCAGTTGCAGGATGCGGTTCCGATGACCCTGGGTCAGGAATTCCGCGCTTTCAGCGTACTGCTGAAAGAAGAAGTGAAAAACATCGAACGTACCGCTGAACTGCTGCTGGAGGTTAACCTCGGCGCAACGGCTATCGGTACTGGTCTGAATACTCCGAAAGAGTACTCTCCGCTAGCCGTACAGAAACTGGCTGAAGTGACCGGTTTTGCCTGCGTTCCGGCTGAAGACCTGATCGAAGCGACCTCTGACTGCGGCGCTTACGTTATGGTACACGGTGCCCTGAAGCGCCTGGCTGTGAAGATGTCCAAAATCTGTAACGACCTGCGCTTGCTCTCCTCTGGCCCACGTGCTGGCCTGAACGAGATCAACCTGCCGGAACTGCAGGCGGGCTCTTCTATCATGCCGGCGAAAGTGAACCCGGTCGTACCAGAAGTCGTCAACCAGGTGTGCTTCAAAGTCATCGGTAACGACATCACCGTCACCATGGCGTCTGAAGCCGGTCAGCTGCAGCTGAACGTGATGGAACCCGTGATTGGTCAGGCGATGTTTGAATCCATTCACATCCTCAGCAACGCCTGCTACAACCTGCTGGAGAAATGTGTTAACGGTATCACCGCTAACAAAGAAGTGTGCGAAGGGTATGTCTACAACTCTATCGGTATCGTCACTTACCTCAACCCGTTCATCGGCCACCACAACGGCGACATCGTTGGTAAGATTTGCGCCGAAACCGGTAAGAGCGTACGTGAAGTGGTGCTGGAGCGCGGTCTGTTGACTGAAGCTGAGCTGGACGATATTTTCTCCGCACAGAACCTGATGCACCCGGCTTACAAAGCAAAACGTTATACTGATGAAAGTGAACAGTAA
- the yjeH gene encoding L-methionine/branched-chain amino acid transporter, which yields MSGLKQELGLAQGIGLLSTSLLGTGVFAVPALAALVAGNNSLWAWPVLIVLVFPVAIVFALLGRHYPSAGGVAHFVGMAFGPHLERVTGWLFLSVIPVGLPAALHIAAGFGQAMFGWHDGQLLLAELGTLALVWFIGSRGASSSANLQTVIAGLIVALIVAIWWAGDLKPTEISFPAPGDIEMSGLFSALSVMFWCFVGLEAFAHLASEFKDPERDFPRALMIGLLLAGSVYWACTVVVLHFDAYGETMAAAASLPKIVVQLFGVQALWVACVIGYLACFASLNIYIQSFARLVWSQAQYKPDHYLARLSHRHIPRNALNAVLGCCVVSTLCIYALAINLDALIVYANGIFIMIYLLCMLAGCRLLKGRYRALAMVGGLLCLLLLAMVGWKSLYALIMLAILWLFLPKRKMAEHQG from the coding sequence ATGAGTGGACTGAAACAAGAGCTTGGACTGGCTCAGGGCATTGGCCTGTTGTCGACATCATTATTAGGAACAGGCGTGTTTGCCGTCCCGGCCCTGGCGGCACTGGTGGCAGGTAATAACAGCCTGTGGGCCTGGCCCGTTTTGATTGTTCTGGTGTTTCCCGTTGCGATTGTTTTTGCCCTGTTAGGCCGCCACTATCCCAGCGCAGGCGGCGTCGCCCATTTCGTCGGTATGGCATTTGGCCCACATCTCGAACGGGTCACCGGCTGGCTGTTTCTGTCCGTTATCCCCGTGGGGCTTCCCGCGGCGCTGCACATTGCTGCCGGGTTTGGTCAGGCGATGTTTGGCTGGCACGACGGGCAACTGTTGCTGGCCGAGCTCGGCACCCTGGCGCTGGTGTGGTTCATCGGCTCACGCGGGGCCAGCTCCAGTGCAAACCTGCAAACGGTGATTGCGGGTCTAATTGTGGCACTGATTGTCGCCATCTGGTGGGCAGGCGACCTCAAACCGACAGAAATATCTTTCCCTGCGCCAGGCGATATTGAGATGTCAGGGCTGTTCTCCGCGCTGTCGGTGATGTTCTGGTGTTTCGTCGGTCTGGAAGCGTTCGCCCATCTGGCCTCTGAATTCAAGGATCCCGAACGGGATTTCCCGCGTGCGCTGATGATTGGTCTGCTGCTGGCCGGTTCAGTCTACTGGGCCTGCACCGTTGTCGTTCTGCATTTTGACGCCTATGGCGAAACGATGGCGGCAGCGGCCTCGTTGCCGAAAATCGTGGTGCAACTGTTTGGCGTTCAGGCGTTGTGGGTAGCCTGTGTGATCGGTTATCTGGCCTGTTTTGCCAGTCTCAACATTTATATACAGAGTTTTGCCCGTCTGGTGTGGTCACAGGCGCAGTACAAACCAGACCATTACCTTGCCCGCCTCTCTCACCGCCATATTCCGCGCAACGCGCTCAATGCCGTGCTGGGCTGTTGCGTGGTCAGTACGCTGTGCATCTATGCGTTGGCGATCAATCTCGATGCGCTCATCGTCTACGCGAACGGCATCTTTATTATGATCTATCTGTTGTGCATGCTGGCAGGCTGTCGCTTGTTGAAAGGTCGGTATCGCGCGCTGGCGATGGTGGGTGGATTATTATGCCTTCTTTTGTTGGCGATGGTCGGCTGGAAGAGTCTGTATGCGCTGATTATGCTGGCAATACTGTGGCTGTTTTTGCCGAAACGGAAGATGGCTGAACATCAGGGATAG
- the dsbD gene encoding protein-disulfide reductase DsbD, translating into MAQRILTLILLLCSTSTFAGLFDAPGRSNFVPADQAFAFDFQQNQHDLNLTWQVKDGYYLYRKQISITPAQAEIAEVTLPAGVWHEDEFYGKSEIYRNTLTIPVTINQAQSGATLTVTYQGCADAGFCYPPESKTVPLSAVIASVDPKPATPAAAQPPQPENAPAQLPFSALWALLIGIGIAFTPCVLPMYPLISGIVLGGKQRLSTGRALLLTFIYVQGMALTYTALGLVVAAAGLQFQAALQHPYVLIGLAVVFTLLALSMFGLFTLQLPSSLQTRLTLMSNRQQGGSAGGVFAMGAIAGLICSPCTTAPLSAILLYIAQSGNLWLGGGTLYLYALGMGLPLMLVTVFGNRLLPKSGPWMAQVKTAFGFVILALPVFLLERIIGDTWGLRLWSLLGVAFFGWAFITSLQATRGWMRLVQIILLAAALVSVRPLQDWAFGTTVTQAQAHLDFKPVASVEELNQALVEAKGKPVMLDLYADWCVACKEFEKYTFSHPQVKQALGDTVLLQANVTANNAQDVALLKHLQVLGLPTILFFDAQGQEHPQARVTGFMDAATFSAHLHDRQP; encoded by the coding sequence ATGGCTCAACGCATCCTTACGCTGATCCTGCTTCTTTGCAGCACATCAACTTTTGCCGGACTTTTCGACGCGCCGGGTCGCTCGAATTTTGTCCCTGCTGACCAGGCCTTTGCCTTTGACTTTCAGCAAAACCAACACGATCTGAATCTCACCTGGCAGGTGAAAGACGGGTATTACCTGTATCGCAAGCAGATCAGTATTACCCCTGCTCAGGCAGAAATCGCGGAAGTCACTCTGCCGGCGGGCGTCTGGCATGAAGATGAGTTCTACGGTAAAAGCGAAATTTATCGCAATACGCTCACGATCCCGGTGACCATCAACCAGGCGCAATCAGGCGCGACGCTAACGGTAACGTATCAGGGCTGTGCCGACGCGGGTTTTTGCTATCCGCCGGAAAGCAAAACCGTGCCGTTAAGCGCGGTGATCGCCAGTGTGGATCCGAAACCGGCTACACCAGCAGCGGCACAGCCGCCGCAACCGGAAAACGCGCCAGCGCAACTTCCCTTTTCCGCCCTGTGGGCGCTGCTGATCGGCATTGGCATCGCCTTTACCCCCTGCGTGCTGCCGATGTATCCACTGATTTCCGGCATCGTACTTGGCGGTAAACAGCGTCTTTCTACTGGACGCGCACTGCTACTGACATTCATCTATGTGCAGGGAATGGCGCTGACCTATACCGCTCTGGGTCTGGTGGTGGCCGCCGCCGGATTGCAATTCCAGGCCGCCCTTCAGCATCCCTATGTCTTAATCGGTCTGGCAGTGGTCTTTACCCTGCTTGCCCTGTCGATGTTCGGCCTGTTCACCCTGCAACTGCCCTCGTCGCTGCAAACACGCCTTACGCTGATGAGTAACCGCCAGCAGGGCGGTTCCGCGGGCGGCGTTTTTGCCATGGGCGCGATTGCCGGGCTGATTTGTTCGCCGTGTACGACCGCGCCGCTCAGCGCCATCTTGCTGTACATCGCCCAGAGCGGGAACCTGTGGCTCGGCGGCGGTACGCTGTACCTCTACGCGCTGGGAATGGGGCTGCCGCTGATGCTGGTCACCGTTTTTGGTAACCGTCTGCTGCCAAAAAGCGGGCCGTGGATGGCGCAGGTCAAAACGGCGTTTGGCTTTGTTATCCTCGCGCTGCCGGTCTTTTTGCTGGAGCGCATCATCGGTGATACGTGGGGTTTACGCCTGTGGTCGCTGCTGGGCGTGGCCTTCTTTGGCTGGGCGTTTATCACCAGTCTGCAAGCAACACGTGGCTGGATGCGCCTCGTACAGATAATTCTGTTGGCGGCGGCGCTGGTCAGCGTACGTCCGCTCCAGGACTGGGCGTTTGGCACAACGGTGACGCAGGCGCAGGCGCATCTGGACTTCAAACCGGTGGCAAGCGTTGAGGAACTCAATCAGGCGCTGGTCGAGGCGAAAGGCAAACCGGTTATGCTGGACCTGTACGCCGACTGGTGTGTAGCCTGTAAAGAGTTTGAAAAGTACACCTTCAGCCATCCGCAGGTAAAGCAGGCGCTGGGCGATACGGTGCTGTTACAGGCTAACGTCACCGCCAATAACGCGCAGGATGTGGCGCTGCTGAAGCATTTGCAGGTATTAGGACTGCCAACCATCCTGTTCTTTGATGCACAAGGTCAGGAGCACCCGCAGGCACGGGTAACGGGCTTTATGGATGCGGCGACGTTTAGTGCGCATTTGCACGATCGCCAACCGTGA